The following proteins come from a genomic window of Henningerozyma blattae CBS 6284 chromosome 4, complete genome:
- the SQT1 gene encoding Sqt1p (similar to Saccharomyces cerevisiae SQT1 (YIR012W); ancestral locus Anc_7.180), with the protein MDGQEQQLNNAIGGNQPVADETSPHEDFIDSTEVAQEVVVNDEAPPVDDDESEDDDTMGMEGQDDMDNGEGEQIEIDMTNNSITYFDKHTDSVFCITHHPKLPLICTGGADNIAHLWTSHTQPPRFAGSLEGHKESVIGCAFSSNGQFLITADMVGHVLIHRAKQGGARWELSSEIAEVEEVVWLQAHPTLPAVFAFGALDGSVWCYQIDENSGTPQLLMSGFSHTLDCTQGRFVETNDLNVCELITTSLDSTIVRWNCYTGVATYRINTDKLSIPINEAPWVSIDISPKEDLFAVGASNGIIVVGRTSDGAILHSARVAEPTDINDPEDMDASVEALSWAKDFPLLAVGVVNGNVITLATTNWQIRHKFELGEAITKLKFDGLDLFASCISGKVHQVDARSGAEKFVCLGHNMGVMDFVIVSQDGKRRVITAGDEGVSLVFDVPN; encoded by the coding sequence ATGGACGGCcaagaacaacaattaaataacgCTATTGGTGGGAATCAACCTGTTGCAGATGAAACATCTCCACATGAAGATTTCATTGATTCTACTGAAGTTGCACAAGAAGTTGTAGTTAATGATGAAGCTCCACCTgtagatgatgatgaaagcgaagatgatgatactATGGGCATGGAAGGCCAAGATGATATGGATAATGGTGAAGGTGAACAAATCGAAATTGATATGACTAACAATTCTATCACTTATTTCGATAAGCATACTGATTCAGTGTTTTGTATTACTCATCATCCAAAATTACCATTAATTTGTACAGGCGGTGCTGATAATATTGCCCATTTATGGACTTCTCACACACAACCTCCAAGATTTGCTGGATCTCTTGAAGGCCATAAAGAATCTGTTATTGGTTGTGCTTTCAGTAGCAATGGTCAATTTTTGATTACAGCTGATATGGTCGGTCATGTCTTAATTCACCGTGCTAAGCAAGGTGGTGCTCGTTGGGAATTGTCTTCCGAAATTGCTGAAGTTGAAGAAGTGGTTTGGTTACAGGCCCATCCTACTTTACCAGCAGTCTTTGCCTTTGGTGCTTTAGATGGTTCAGTTTGGTGTTATCAAATTGATGAAAACTCTGGTACTCcacaattattaatgtcAGGATTTTCCCATACTTTGGACTGTACTCAAGGTAGATTTGTTGAGACAAACGATTTAAATGTTTGTGAATTAATTACAACTTCCTTAGATTCCACTATTGTTCGTTGGAACTGTTACACAGGTGTTGCAACTTATAGAATAAATACTGATAAACTAAGTATTCCAATAAATGAAGCACCATGGGTTTCTATTGATATTTCACCAAAGGAAGATTTATTTGCAGTTGGTGCTAGTAACGGTATTATAGTAGTTGGCCGTACAAGTGATGGTGCCATTTTACACTCAGCACGTGTAGCTGAACCAACTGACATTAATGATCCAGAAGATATGGACGCGTCTGTAGAAGCTTTATCGTGGGCAAAGGATTTCCCATTACTGGCAGTTGGTGTTGTTAATGGTAATGTAATTACATTGGCTACAACAAATTGGCAAATTAGAcataaatttgaattaggGGAGGCtattacaaaattaaaatttgatgGTTTAGATTTATTTGCTTCTTGCATCTCAGGTAAAGTACACCAAGTTGATGCTCGTTCAGGTGCAGAGAAATTCGTTTGCTTAGGTCATAATATGGGTGTCATGGATTTCGTAATTGTCAGCCAAGATGGTAAACGTAGGGTGATCACTGCTGGTGATGAAGGGGTTTCGTTAGTTTTTGATGTTCCAAACTAA
- the RIB5 gene encoding riboflavin synthase (similar to Saccharomyces cerevisiae RIB5 (YBR256C); ancestral locus Anc_7.181): protein MFTGIVEHIGTIESYIAMDTTKSGGEGVSITIKDASSILTDCHIGDSIAVNGICLTVTEFDKDSFKVGISPETIKRTNVQDWTKGRKVNLERAVSQDVRFGGHYVQGHVDTVANIISRENEDNSIIFGFKLRDKEYMKYIVEKGFICVDGTSLTVIKVDNVEKSFYISMIKHTQDNVVMPLKQLNDLVNIEVDLFGKIIEKQIEITLEDQIENKNSPLYNLLESLIEKKVEEVVSRKK, encoded by the coding sequence ATGTTTACAGGTATAGTAGAACACATTGGTACAATCGAATCATATATTGCTATGGATACCACAAAATCTGGTGGTGAAGGAGTTTCTATAACAATTAAAGATGCCTCTTCGATTCTCACGGATTGTCATATTGGTGATTCAATTGCTGTTAACGGTATATGTTTAACTGTTACAGAATTTGATAAGGACTCATTTAAAGTCGGCATTTCCCCAGAAACTATTAAACGTACTAACGTACAAGACTGGACAAAAGGTAGAAAGGTTAATTTAGAAAGGGCAGTATCACAAGATGTTAGATTTGGAGGTCATTATGTTCAAGGCCATGTAGATACCGTagctaatattattagcagGGAAAATGAGGATAactctattatttttggcTTCAAGTTAAGGGACAAAGAATATATGAAATACATTGTAGAGAAAGGCTTTATTTGCGTTGATGGTACAAGTTTAACTGTTATCAAAGTAGATAATGTTGAAAAATCTTTCTATATTTCGATGATTAAGCATACTCAAGATAATGTGGTAATGCCATTAAAACAACTGAATGATTTAGTTAATATAGAAGTGGATTTATTtggtaaaattattgaGAAACAGATCGAAATTACTTTAGAAGAtcaaatagaaaataaaaatagtcCTTTATATAATCTATTGGAAAGTTTGATCGAAAAGAAGGTTGAAGAAGTAGTTTCTCGTAAGAAGTAA
- the BAR1 gene encoding aspartyl protease BAR1 (similar to Saccharomyces cerevisiae BAR1 (YIL015W); ancestral locus Anc_7.182): MLFLISKISHGIPSTRIPIELPLRFIDDSYYETNILIGNPPQNIGVLVDTGSSDLWVNSPNNPNCYNGNIDCTGFTFFNKSNSKTFSNIYKNSIFQIGYQDASYTFGKWGVDSISINSSYSDSNEDTGLYANIPNAQFAIATNSNVPVQAVLGLGFPRREAVNGYKLATNKFYPNLPQLIKQHGYSDNVTIAMYLGSNETYNSIMFGAYDKTRYIGDLHNFPMVNQYPNVTDKPATFAITLDSMYISMDNNQSDNIYISNDEKYSVVLDSGTSLLSAPDHYVSKIAGLLNATFDNTTHMYLLPSETDLTLYKDMIINFKFMDFNVPINMLEFILPYDDSYVFAILPTKNVNTGFVLGDIFLPHVYTIFNLDNYTISLGLSNQNITSNEREITWIS, translated from the coding sequence atgctttttttaatttccaaaatttcTCATGGGATTCCATCTACAAGAATCCCAATTGAATTGCCCTTGAGATTTATCGACGATAGCTATTATGAaactaatatattaattggTAATCCACCACAAAATATTGGGGTGCTGGTGGATACAGGTTCTAGTGATTTATGGGTTAATTCTCCCAATAATCCTAATTGTTATAATGGCAATATAGATTGTACAGGCTTTACATTCttcaataaatcaaattccaaaactttttctaatatttataaaaattctatatTCCAAATAGGTTACCAAGATGCATCATATACATTTGGTAAATGGGGAGTTGACAGTATATCGATTAATAGTTCTTATTCCGATAGTAATGAAGACACTGGGTTATATGCAAATATCCCAAATGCGCAATTCGCTATTGctacaaattcaaatgttCCAGTTCAAGCAGTATTAGGGCTTGGATTTCCTCGTAGAGAAGCTGTAAATGGTTATAAGTTGGCtactaataaattttatccAAATTTACCGcaattaattaaacaaCATGGATATTCAGATAATGTGACTATTGCTATGTATTTAGGAAGTAATGAAACATATAACTCTATCATGTTTGGTGCTTATGATAAAACTAGATATATAGGAGACCTGCATAATTTCCCAATGGTTAACCAATATCCAAATGTTACCGACAAGCCAGCAACTTTCGCTATTACGTTGGATTCAATGTACATTTCAATGGATAATAACCAAAgtgataatatttatatttcaaatgatgaaaagTATTCCGTTGTATTAGATTCAGGTACCTCTTTACTAAGTGCTCCAGATCATTatgtttcaaaaattgCTGGTCTTCTTAATGCAACTTTTGACAATACTACACATATGTACTTATTACCTTCTGAGACCGATCTTACATTGTACAAAgatatgataataaatttcaagTTCATGGATTTCAATGTTCCTATTAATATGTTGGAATTCATCCTCCCTTATGATGACAGTTATGTCTTTGCCATCTTACCCACTAAAAATGTTAATACCGGATTTGTATTGGGTGATATTTTTCTACCACATGTTTAcacaattttcaatttagaTAACTATACGATATCCTTGGGATTGTcgaatcaaaatattacttcTAATGAAAGGGAAATTACTTGGATttcataa
- the SNL1 gene encoding Snl1p (similar to Saccharomyces cerevisiae SNL1 (YIL016W); ancestral locus Anc_7.183): protein MNHIYQSRTRDSIFITVSVISVGVLSVAFLLWAAGISITGKSTIPMTRAPPKLNLKASKVKNGTPIVPELGHGERLQAVYEKFQKEYQKGIEELCSNFDHNDEKQEYQRNYFNEMLLKLLIQLDDVDLVNLEPTKKKELKDMRRGFIQLIQKDLKRLDSLKQ, encoded by the coding sequence ATGAATCATATCTACCAAAGTCGTACCCGTGATTCTATCTTTATCACTGTTTCGGTCATCTCTGTAGGTGTCTTATCGGTTGCGTTCTTATTATGGGCTGCAGGCATTTCTATCACCGGTAAGTCTACCATTCCTATGACTAGAGCCCCaccaaaattaaatttgaaagcCTCAAAGGTTAAAAATGGAACTCCAATTGTCCCAGAACTAGGTCATGGTGAAAGATTACAAGCTGTTTAcgaaaaatttcaaaaagaatACCAAAAAGGCATTGAAGAGTTGTGCTCAAATTTCGAtcataatgatgaaaagCAAGAATATCAACGGAATTATTTCAACGAAATGCTactgaaattattaattcaattagaTGATGTAGATTTAGTAAATTTAGAACCTACGAAGAAGAaggaattaaaagatatgaGACGTGGGTTTAtccaattaattcaaaaggATTTGAAAAGATTGGATTCTTTGAAACAATAA